A single window of Anaerocolumna chitinilytica DNA harbors:
- a CDS encoding AAA family ATPase, with protein MANKIIHIYGASGSGTSTLGKYIRDMLGYFFMDTDDYFWQPTNPPYTKKRNIAERLAMIKSDFGKADNVVISGSLVDWGDELIPLFTLAIRLKTDTNIRMERLKRREREHFGSRIDFGGDMYQDHIDFLEYANVYDNGDLGMRSKAKHDEWEKLLRCKNITLDGNDSLEYNLEIVKRFI; from the coding sequence ATGGCAAACAAAATTATTCATATATATGGAGCATCTGGTTCTGGAACATCGACATTAGGAAAATATATAAGAGATATGTTGGGATATTTTTTTATGGATACAGATGATTATTTTTGGCAACCAACAAATCCGCCTTATACTAAAAAAAGAAATATTGCTGAAAGATTAGCAATGATAAAAAGCGATTTTGGAAAAGCTGATAATGTAGTTATATCCGGTTCACTTGTTGATTGGGGAGATGAACTTATACCTCTATTTACACTTGCTATCCGGTTGAAAACGGATACTAATATTCGTATGGAGCGATTAAAAAGAAGAGAAAGAGAACATTTTGGTTCGAGAATTGATTTTGGTGGAGATATGTATCAAGACCATATAGATTTTTTAGAATATGCGAATGTTTATGACAATGGAGACTTAGGGATGAGAAGTAAAGCAAAACATGACGAATGGGAGAAATTGCTCCGGTGTAAAAACATTACATTAGATGGAAATGACAGTTTGGAATACAATTTAGAAATAGTAAAAAGATTTATATAA
- a CDS encoding aminoglycoside phosphotransferase family protein, giving the protein MEKKEKEENHSYYNKIKSELNIYARKWALSQLEVIDDGRESCVLKAISKQYGNVILKKRETVKVIEDEFNTLLEYNGRHFCKVYEAKLENGIFLEEQIQPGTELIKETSLDQRLAVFCSIYKNLHIEPTNQYQYSTYYDWVDKISRYMETREDHKVLCMHMKKAEKICNELMTLYPRKMLLHGDLHHHNILQNNHNGYTLIDPKGVIGDPIFDLPRFLLNEMEEKINQDLFEKINYAITVIGDKLEIPTEIIKKTFYIEMAMAECWMVEDGEKACLDRVIFAEKISNTEITE; this is encoded by the coding sequence ATGGAGAAAAAGGAGAAAGAAGAGAACCACTCCTATTATAACAAAATAAAATCAGAACTTAATATATATGCCCGAAAATGGGCATTAAGTCAACTGGAAGTAATCGATGATGGTCGCGAAAGTTGTGTCCTGAAAGCAATTTCGAAGCAATATGGAAATGTAATACTAAAAAAACGCGAGACAGTAAAAGTCATTGAAGATGAATTCAACACCTTATTAGAATATAACGGAAGACATTTTTGCAAGGTCTATGAGGCGAAACTGGAAAATGGCATTTTTCTGGAGGAACAGATACAACCGGGTACGGAATTGATTAAAGAGACTTCTCTTGATCAGCGTCTGGCAGTATTTTGTTCTATTTACAAAAACCTTCATATCGAGCCCACTAACCAGTACCAATATTCCACGTATTATGACTGGGTGGATAAGATCTCTAGATACATGGAGACGAGAGAAGATCATAAAGTATTATGTATGCATATGAAGAAGGCAGAGAAGATTTGTAATGAACTTATGACCCTTTATCCGCGTAAAATGCTTCTGCATGGCGATTTACACCACCATAATATTTTACAAAATAATCATAACGGGTATACATTAATTGATCCGAAGGGAGTCATCGGAGACCCGATTTTTGATCTTCCTCGTTTCTTATTAAATGAGATGGAAGAAAAAATCAATCAGGACTTATTTGAAAAAATCAATTATGCAATCACAGTAATTGGAGATAAGCTGGAAATTCCAACTGAGATCATAAAGAAAACATTTTATATAGAAATGGCTATGGCAGAGTGCTGGATGGTAGAGGACGGAGAGAAAGCCTGTTTGGATCGTGTCATTTTTGCAGAGAAGATCAGTAATACAGAGATAACTGAGTAA
- a CDS encoding sugar phosphate isomerase/epimerase family protein, with the protein MVGIYDWLGYDVSIRDRYKLIKEAGFDCVMLWWSEGFGRGTGYREGVHYARNVGLFIENIHTPVQYQNNFSLDNLDGESVFQCYLQCINDCSEYDIPSMVIHLPDDKYPINKLGMERVERITNRAEENNVNIAFENLRNIHNVSHILDTSDSKKIGFCYDSCHHANYANEDDLLGKYGNRLMAIHLHDNGGERNQHQLPFDGNIEWTMVMQKIVSIGYKGATALEPMNWGYEKLSIQEFLSNAYRMAKKLDDLRSI; encoded by the coding sequence ATGGTGGGAATATATGATTGGTTGGGATATGATGTATCTATCAGAGATAGATATAAACTCATAAAAGAGGCCGGGTTTGATTGTGTTATGCTATGGTGGAGTGAGGGGTTCGGAAGAGGAACTGGTTATCGAGAGGGCGTGCATTATGCAAGAAATGTAGGACTGTTTATAGAGAATATACATACACCAGTCCAGTATCAAAATAATTTTTCATTGGATAATTTGGATGGAGAAAGTGTATTTCAATGTTATTTACAATGCATTAATGATTGTTCAGAATATGATATACCTTCAATGGTCATACATTTACCAGATGATAAATATCCAATAAATAAATTGGGGATGGAAAGAGTTGAAAGAATAACAAATCGGGCAGAAGAAAATAATGTGAATATTGCATTTGAAAATCTAAGGAATATCCATAATGTATCTCATATTTTAGATACTAGCGATTCTAAAAAAATAGGGTTTTGCTACGACAGCTGCCATCATGCAAATTATGCTAATGAAGATGACTTGCTAGGGAAATACGGAAACCGTTTAATGGCAATTCATTTACATGATAATGGTGGTGAGAGAAATCAGCATCAATTACCTTTTGATGGGAATATAGAATGGACAATGGTCATGCAAAAAATTGTATCTATTGGTTATAAAGGTGCGACTGCTCTAGAACCTATGAATTGGGGATATGAAAAATTATCAATTCAAGAATTTCTTAGTAATGCATATAGAATGGCGAAAAAATTGGATGACCTGAGATCTATATAA
- a CDS encoding DHCW motif cupin fold protein, protein MEIREVPFCTVDWDTIKPTRHAGITGDAYWRTFEMGNIRVRMVEYAPGYLADHWCKRGHVLLVLEGELETELDDGRKFTLMPGMSYQVAEDSNPHRSYTEKGAKLFIVD, encoded by the coding sequence ATGGAAATTCGAGAGGTACCATTTTGTACAGTTGACTGGGATACAATAAAACCAACCAGGCATGCAGGAATTACAGGGGATGCCTATTGGCGCACTTTTGAAATGGGAAATATAAGGGTTCGTATGGTAGAATATGCACCTGGATATTTGGCAGATCATTGGTGTAAGCGCGGACATGTACTTCTAGTCCTGGAGGGTGAATTAGAAACGGAACTTGATGATGGAAGGAAATTCACATTAATGCCAGGGATGAGTTATCAAGTTGCCGAAGATAGCAATCCGCACCGTTCATACACAGAAAAAGGTGCTAAGTTGTTTATTGTAGATTGA
- a CDS encoding GNAT family N-acetyltransferase, giving the protein MDIAYRELNEQDIHNDLLKDFNRYQEVTNDWCRMQNGEYALVLQPHIEDWNEKAKERKVSCLSNLLQNGGRIFCAFDSDKLIGFSAINGTLLGSNNQYIELVEFHVSNEYRGKGIGRKLFDLCVEAASSYICEKIYIVASSSEESQKIYRKLGCVYTTELIPSLYEQSPADIHLEFLLTKKENTKSYE; this is encoded by the coding sequence ATGGATATAGCATACAGAGAACTTAACGAACAGGATATACATAATGATTTATTAAAAGATTTTAATAGATACCAAGAAGTTACAAATGATTGGTGTCGGATGCAAAATGGAGAATATGCACTAGTACTGCAACCTCATATAGAAGATTGGAATGAGAAAGCAAAAGAAAGAAAAGTAAGTTGTTTAAGTAATCTTCTTCAAAACGGTGGTAGAATATTCTGTGCTTTTGATAGTGATAAACTTATTGGATTTTCCGCAATAAATGGTACATTGCTGGGATCGAATAATCAGTATATAGAGTTAGTCGAATTTCATGTATCAAACGAATATCGAGGTAAGGGCATAGGGAGAAAATTATTCGATTTATGTGTAGAAGCTGCCTCATCTTATATATGTGAGAAAATATATATAGTAGCTAGTTCGTCAGAAGAAAGCCAAAAAATATACCGTAAATTAGGATGTGTGTATACAACGGAACTTATACCATCATTATACGAACAAAGTCCAGCTGACATACATTTAGAGTTCCTATTAACTAAAAAAGAAAATACGAAGAGTTACGAGTAA
- a CDS encoding VanZ family protein — MKHEINKTDKLTNILFIIYLIAVFEIILFKLELPFSNIGNLRSINLIPFNESLILNGKIDFSEIIMNMVIFMPLGIYVEIIFSKWSTTKKFSIFFIISLVCEILQYIFALGASDITDIINNTLGGIIGFLIFKVIVRIFNNRDKAHKFVNVFAAIGTALMILLLAIILITN; from the coding sequence ATGAAACATGAAATAAATAAAACTGATAAGTTAACAAATATATTATTTATCATATATTTAATTGCTGTGTTTGAAATTATTTTATTTAAATTAGAACTGCCGTTTAGTAATATAGGTAATCTTAGAAGTATAAATTTAATCCCATTTAATGAATCATTAATACTAAACGGAAAAATTGATTTTTCTGAAATTATTATGAATATGGTAATTTTTATGCCTCTAGGTATTTACGTAGAGATAATATTTTCGAAATGGTCCACTACGAAAAAGTTTTCAATATTTTTTATTATAAGTTTGGTATGTGAAATATTACAATATATATTTGCTTTAGGAGCTTCTGATATTACAGATATCATCAATAATACGTTGGGAGGAATTATAGGCTTTTTGATATTCAAGGTAATCGTCAGAATATTTAATAATAGGGATAAAGCCCATAAATTTGTTAATGTATTTGCAGCAATCGGAACTGCGTTAATGATATTACTACTGGCAATCATTTTAATTACGAATTAG
- a CDS encoding GNAT family N-acetyltransferase — MGVKKEYMDLLLLADEQENMIDKYLENGDMFVLEDDGIKAECVVTKEADGIYELKNIAVLPEYQRRGYGKSLIEYLFVHYSDCNVMFGGTGDCHSILSFYNICGFTESHRIKNFFIDNYDHPMFEEGKQLVDMVYLKRVR, encoded by the coding sequence ATGGGTGTCAAAAAAGAATATATGGATTTGCTTTTACTGGCTGACGAACAGGAAAACATGATAGATAAATACCTTGAGAATGGTGATATGTTTGTTTTGGAGGATGATGGTATAAAAGCAGAGTGTGTGGTAACCAAAGAAGCCGATGGTATTTATGAGCTTAAAAACATTGCTGTTTTACCAGAGTATCAACGAAGAGGTTATGGGAAAAGCCTGATAGAATATCTGTTTGTCCATTATTCTGACTGCAATGTTATGTTTGGCGGTACTGGCGACTGTCATTCAATCCTTTCTTTTTATAATATCTGCGGTTTTACAGAATCGCATAGAATAAAAAATTTTTTTATAGATAATTATGACCACCCAATGTTTGAGGAAGGAAAACAACTGGTTGATATGGTTTATCTGAAAAGAGTACGATAA
- a CDS encoding oxidoreductase, producing MKNTIQAPINSRFNFFSTAADVIGNLDLRGKTAIVTGGYSGIGLETARVLAQAGASVIVPARTVEKAEEALAGIPNIELEALDLMKYSSINDFANRFLSSGRQLDILINSAGIMAPPLMRDERGYESQFATNHLGHFQLTAKLWPALKKSGNARVVAVSSRAQRLGGVNFDDLNFEHTEYDKWKAYAQSKTANILFALELDRLGKAYGVRAFAVHPGLIPTTNLGRFSENGKATKQEIKVESNKTSQEKKTSVNELANEFKTIEQGAATSVWCATSDELKGMGGVYCEDCNIAEEVPEDSLKANGVRPWAINPDYAKRLWQLSEELTGVMFDI from the coding sequence ATGAAAAATACAATTCAGGCACCTATAAACTCAAGATTTAACTTTTTTTCAACAGCAGCAGATGTTATCGGTAATTTAGATTTAAGGGGGAAAACCGCAATCGTCACCGGAGGTTATTCAGGGATTGGCCTTGAAACAGCCAGGGTATTAGCACAAGCAGGTGCTTCAGTCATAGTCCCGGCAAGAACGGTTGAAAAAGCGGAAGAGGCATTAGCTGGAATCCCTAATATAGAATTAGAAGCCTTAGATCTTATGAAGTACTCTTCTATTAATGATTTCGCAAATAGATTCCTTTCTTCCGGAAGGCAGCTAGACATCTTAATTAACAGTGCCGGTATTATGGCTCCGCCCCTGATGAGAGATGAGAGAGGCTATGAATCCCAATTTGCAACAAATCACTTAGGGCATTTTCAATTAACAGCAAAACTTTGGCCGGCACTCAAAAAATCTGGTAATGCCAGGGTTGTTGCTGTTTCTTCACGGGCTCAGAGACTTGGCGGTGTCAACTTTGATGATCTGAACTTTGAACATACAGAATATGATAAATGGAAAGCATATGCACAGTCTAAAACAGCGAATATCCTTTTTGCCCTCGAACTTGACAGGCTTGGTAAAGCGTATGGCGTGAGAGCTTTCGCAGTTCACCCCGGATTAATTCCAACTACTAACCTTGGCAGATTTTCTGAGAACGGAAAAGCTACCAAACAAGAAATAAAAGTGGAATCGAATAAAACTTCTCAGGAAAAAAAGACCTCTGTGAATGAGCTTGCTAATGAATTTAAAACCATTGAACAAGGTGCAGCAACTTCCGTATGGTGTGCAACTAGTGATGAACTAAAAGGAATGGGTGGTGTTTATTGTGAAGATTGCAACATTGCAGAAGAAGTCCCGGAAGACAGTCTAAAAGCCAATGGTGTACGTCCGTGGGCTATTAATCCAGATTATGCGAAGAGACTCTGGCAGCTGAGTGAAGAACTTACCGGTGTAATGTTTGATATTTAA
- a CDS encoding GNAT family N-acetyltransferase: MNDDSDNVIDGKNPSMYGILTGICKGETWSYRDEPLALDIMYSYCVGGCGVVGRIPNEKRKQARIFFESVFSSLKKKNIFEFEFSTEDVELRKAMLDIFSDKKLHSEEEYSYRKLDKCNYNVTLQSYTILEVDRSFLEKREKYENEDMLFERLNNSWYCQEDFLEYSKCFVAIQEKKIVGIIFGSARFSNIIDVDIEVLEEHRKKGLLLHLRLILLMRVFVSVALYNGIALNPMSSHRLLQRNVDFNCLRKDHFIGLIYKLVKCNVIICGGT, from the coding sequence ATGAATGACGACAGTGATAATGTGATAGATGGGAAAAATCCTAGTATGTATGGTATTTTAACTGGCATATGCAAAGGTGAAACATGGTCTTATAGGGATGAACCGCTGGCCTTGGATATAATGTACTCTTATTGTGTCGGTGGCTGTGGAGTTGTTGGTAGAATTCCTAATGAAAAAAGGAAACAAGCAAGAATATTCTTTGAATCAGTGTTTTCTTCATTAAAGAAAAAGAATATTTTTGAATTTGAATTTTCCACAGAGGATGTTGAATTACGTAAAGCAATGTTGGATATTTTTTCAGATAAGAAACTACATTCAGAAGAAGAATATTCATATAGGAAATTAGATAAATGTAATTATAATGTCACTTTGCAGTCGTATACAATCTTAGAAGTAGATAGAAGTTTTTTAGAAAAGAGAGAGAAATATGAAAATGAGGATATGCTCTTTGAACGTTTAAATAATTCATGGTACTGTCAGGAGGATTTCTTAGAATATAGTAAATGTTTTGTTGCAATACAAGAGAAAAAAATCGTTGGTATTATTTTTGGTTCTGCAAGATTCTCAAATATCATTGATGTTGATATTGAAGTTCTGGAAGAGCATAGAAAAAAAGGGTTGCTACTGCACTTACGGCTTATTTTGTTAATGCGTGTATTCGTATCGGTTGCATTGTACAATGGGATTGCGTTGAATCCAATGTCAAGTCACAGGCTGTTGCAGAGAAATGTGGATTTCAATTGTTTAAGAAAAGACCATTTTATTGGTTTAATTTATAAACTGGTAAAATGCAATGTTATAATTTGCGGAGGCACATAA
- a CDS encoding cupin domain-containing protein yields MQDMVIKNVKTAQYRNVNLNQVYDPNGKHKQSFEFQRSDVVSPYRSGEGNLNINFYALQPGKSNYPYHQHFGREEVFYIISGTATLKTPKGDIEVCEGDVITIPPNENGAHMLTNNSNEPTYYLDIDTIASPDVILYPDSGNVRIMTGDMQKSFKIESEVNYLDGE; encoded by the coding sequence ATGCAAGATATGGTAATTAAGAATGTAAAGACAGCACAATACCGGAATGTTAATTTGAATCAGGTTTATGATCCGAATGGAAAGCACAAACAATCTTTTGAATTTCAAAGAAGCGACGTTGTTTCACCATATAGAAGCGGAGAAGGGAATCTCAATATCAATTTTTATGCATTACAACCCGGAAAAAGTAATTATCCATATCATCAGCATTTTGGAAGAGAAGAAGTTTTTTATATAATATCTGGAACTGCAACATTAAAAACACCAAAAGGTGATATTGAAGTATGTGAGGGTGATGTAATTACAATACCACCAAATGAAAATGGTGCACATATGTTGACCAATAATTCAAATGAACCGACTTATTATCTTGATATTGATACAATAGCCTCACCAGATGTAATTTTATATCCCGATTCAGGTAACGTACGTATTATGACAGGAGACATGCAGAAATCATTTAAAATTGAATCTGAAGTAAATTACCTGGATGGTGAATAA